The following is a genomic window from Peromyscus leucopus breed LL Stock chromosome 12, UCI_PerLeu_2.1, whole genome shotgun sequence.
GGGAAGGGCTACAACACTGTGTCTGTGGGCACTGATGGTAAAACGCTTGGCACTAAGGTGGGAATGAAGTTAGAGGGCACAACTCTTGGCCATCAAGATCCTGAATCAGGAATATGGATAGGCTAGGATAACGAACACTTATCCGAGGAGGGAACGTGTCCCAAGGGGAGACCACAGAAACAAGTGGTAAGTGCTCCAAGACTGTTCGTGTGGACAGTGAGCCCTATGAGGCAGGACAGGACGGTGGTGGGAGGACCAGATGAGACATCTATGAGAAACCACCGCTGGGGGAATTCTCCATAGCATTATCATTCAAAGTAAAAGATCAGAACCAACCTAGCAGTCAAGAGGGAACTGGTTACATGAAGAAATGACATGTAAGTACAACAGAACACCCACAGGTCGCCAGGATGAGTTACATAGGGAACCCCGTGCAAGTTACCCAAACATGAAGCATCGCTGCCAGTGACCAAACATGTCTCTGTGTACACGTGCTCGTTTACAAAAGGCAGATGAATCTGCACATAACTCAGAAGCAGGTGCCTGGGGAGGGTATGCAGGTCTGGGGGGGTGGTAGTGGCTCTAGCTTGTCACAACCCCTTCTGTACTATTTAAAAATTTGGTGCCATTGATGTCTATGACTGATCAAAGAGAACAAAGACAATGGATTTTAGAATATGGGCTGCAAAGAGCACTGTCCACAAACAATGGAGATGTCAATGCAAACTCCTCCTAGAAAGGGGTTTGTTACTCCTTATGACATATGGAAGCAGCCGAAGTCACAGTTAGCCTGGGCTGCCACAGTCGTTGCTGTAGggccacaaagaaataaaatttgcacCAATAAAAACTTGAACGTTTTCCTTAAATTTAcaatctcaggggaaaaaaagccaagctaTTCAAAAATGTACTTGTTCTGACTTCCTGACCTATTTCCCCTGAAAACCATCCTGGGCATCATAGGTCCGTCTCTGCATGGACTGGGTCTAGGTCACTGCTTATCTTGGGCACTGAGTGCACAAGGCCTGTCTGCTGGagcaatgcatgtgtgtgtggacaaCTGTGCCTCTGATGtccaatgcatgtgtgtgtggacagcCGTGCCTCTGATGTCCATGCTGGTCAAGTTTTGGCTTGaccagagccagaggaccagaagtGAAATTTAAAGGGGACAGAGACGAGAAAGGAAAACTGGaagcaggagggaagaaaggaccaGACCCTGGACAGTCCTGCCAGCGCTGCTGGGATGGGCACATTGTCATTATATTGCTCTATAAGGAATGTGGGTCACACTAGAGCTGGAGGGGCAGCATGTGGATGTGCCCTGGACCCGTTTGCTCTAGAACCTGTGCTCTAAGATTTTATCCTGCTGCCTCTGAGAATATCTCTGCTGTACTTCCCTGTAGTACCTAACTACTAAGCCTGGTGTAGACTCTCAGGTTCCTGTCTTATAGCCCCCAGAACACAAGCAAGGGATGAGAGAGCAGAGGCTTCTGTTGGCTCACTCTAATGGGAAGTAGAGGATAGTGAGCAAACACCACTGGATGAGAAAATTTTAtctgtaaagtgaataaaatgcttacagatactttaaaaacaaaaagaaaccaaaaccaaaatttatGTTAGTCAGGGCgtggtaggaggcagaggcaggcagatctcttagtgtaagtttgaggccagtctggtctacacagtgagttccaggacagccagggcttcatagtgaggCCTCATCacacaaaaacaacagcagcagcacctgACTTTAACTACAGGGTACTGCAAATACTCTCATTCCTAGGAGCTCTTCTTCCAtggtttccaagttctgggaatTTTGTATCTCTACCCCTCCTCTGCAACCCAAGATCCTAGGTTACCGAACAGACTGGCAAGTCTCTTCAGACACAAACACTCTGCCTTAGCAGGGTTATATCACTTATCCAGGAAAAGGGATAGAATtggaatttacacacacacacacacacacacacacacacacacacacacacacacatattccatccatccatccatccatccatccatccatccaggaaAGGAATATAAGTTTCTTTCCTTCTAGCCCAGAAcactttccttttcccagatCAGATTCTACCTTTTAAAAAGATCTCTGAAGATGTAGTTGTGATTAATCTCAAGATCTCCTGATTTCCTGTTAAGGCACATCTtccatttcaaaatgaaaacaaatgagaaaacctGAATTTGACAGCTTACAAGCATCCCTTACATACCACATTCACACTTTTGATTTAGTAACACTTCTATTTACttaagtttttgctttttgtgtgtgtggagagactgggcattgagacagggcctcatgtagccagtgctggcctcaaattcactatgtagcccaggacggccttgaactcttgatcttcctgcctttcactcctgagtgctgggaatataggcaTATAACAAAATGTCTAGCTAAGATTTTTAGATATAAtcacttaaatatataaaatactctgTAACATAAACCTACAAGATACaccaagtttgattttatttgtcaAGGCTGTGAGACTACAGTTTGTCCTCTTCCAGAGTTAGGTAAGCAAGTGCTATTTAGGTGTTGACTGCAAAGAGAGAATAGCAAGACAGCCTGTTTATACCTTGTCAAATCTTATCCGCAATGCCACCATCACTGTGTCCTTTGGGAGACAGTGGAAATGTGGGCATTTCCTTTTGGGTCAGTGTCTTATGAAGTAGTAGATTTAACTTGATGAGAAGGCCTGAAAGGGGCCAGTAAAGCACCCAAAGTCTGAGATTTTAATACTCCAGTGATTTTTAAGCACTTACAGACCCAGGAAAACAGGCCTACCTCTTAAGCCCCTTCTTTGTATCGAGTACGCTGCAGCTCTATCTACCAATATCTCTATAAAGTAGGagttacttaaaaatttaaaaaacatgtattttatgtgtgtgtgtgcatgtacgggTGCACGCATGCTGCACGTCACAAGTGGAAATCAGGGACAACGTGTGGGATTCAGCTCttttctttcaccatgtgggttccggaGATTGAAATCAGgctgtcaagcttggtggcaaaagCGATGGGCCGTCTCGccagtttaagtttttaaagctAGAGTAAACTGCAGTTCATAACAATACAAGCTAGGGACAAGGAACCTTGGCAAacgttttcttttgtttgtttgtttgttttgcctctcCAACTATCAACCCTTAACTCTTCTGGCTTCTCACGTCCAGTTCCCAAAGGCGTGAGTGACAAACCGGTTAAGAGAGGTCACCGCCTTCCCTTTCACCTGTGCGTAAGATGCTGGCCTTCCATTCTAGTTGACTGGTTCACCCAAGTTTTTCTCCAAGACCGGTCGCGCTCTCCGGACCGAGCAGGCTCCGGGAGGTAAGCGAGTGGAACCTTCGGCTCAGAAGGCGGAGCGCAGGCCTCCGCGGGCAGCACGGCCTCCCGGAGCCCGTTTCCCTACGCGTGGGTGGGGGAAACACCTCACTCGGGGCCGCGGCGAGCTCGGCGGAGCAGCAACAGTCGCTCCCCAAGCGCCGGGCCACCGCTGCCCAGAGGCCCCAGCGCGAGGGCCGGGCGGGCGGCGAGGAAGCGGCGCCCCGCAGGgaccctccccccgcccccgcccgggcCTGAGCGCCGCTATTATTCCGGAAATGCCGAGAAAGCCGGCGTCTTCCGCCTCCTCGCGCAGCCAGCAGCCCACTGCTCACCCGCTGGGCCGCTGCAGCTCCCGCTCGCTCCGGCCGGGCTCTCCCGGTGGCCACCCGTGGACCCACTTCCGGCTCTGTCCGCTTGTGGTGTCCCCTCGTCTGCTCTCCGATGTCGACACTCCGGTGTCTGCAAGTTCCGAGGCTGGTGAGTTCCGGGTGCCCAGCTGTCAGTGTCCGGTTTGGTACAGAGGGAGTACCCCAAGCCTCCACTatgtcccttctccctgcatcCTGGAGGGGAGAGCCCCCCCccaaatcatccagagaaaacaaTAATGATGATGGTCATTATGATTATAAAAACAGATgctattaataattaaaattttgaaattatagACAGCAGGCTTCTTTCAGTTAGAAACATTTGGAGAGTCAaggatggtggctcacaccaggAGTCCAGCcaacaggaggctgaggcggagagttagaggccagccagggctacacagtgagtttcattccagcctggactacagactaTACAAAACAAAACGCCATCTATAATATTGTAGACTGTACTATTTGTGTTAATATATACGGAAGGTGATGTATAAAATTTTTCTAGAGGGTTAGGatcacagaaattttaaaatagtttttatgacTTTATTAGcatattgtttttaatagcctGGTGTAGCAACAtatgacctttaatcccagaacatgggaggcagaagcaggtggatttctgtgagttcaaggccagcctgatcgacagagcgagatccaggacagctaaggctgcacatagaaaccctgtctcaaaaaagacaaaaaaacaaaaacaaaacaaaacaaaacaaaacaaaaaaacccaaaccaaaccaaccaaccaaccaaccaaacaaacaaacaacaacaatccaATCCTGGTTTTAAACCATCACTCTGTTATCAAGACTGGGCCCAGATAGTTCCAACAAGCTCGGGTTGGTCACCCATCCTCAGTACATCAATTAAAGAGGCAGCTAAGCTGGCCCAGCCTGTAGACAGTGGCTGTCAAGCTGGCCATGTGCAcatgaagtaaataaaaataaagagataagtaaaccaaaaggcaaagaaaggagGTTTATTCAGTGTGCCCACATGTGACGGAGGAACAACCAAAGCGGTCTGGTGAATCTCCCCACAAGTTTTTGAGGTCCTGACATGAGGCTTAGGTTTAAGTAAAGAGCAAGAGCTACGCTTAGCCACACAGTCCCGGTCAAggttgttaggtctcaaacctggaCAAAAAGGccgaggtgcctatttaacatatcaaagcggaCCTGGCCTCTGGgtcttcccagcatccctcagtccccacCTGCTGACAGACCccgccctctaccctgaactctccatccCAGGGGCTGGGCTACCTTCCCCCGGAGGCTCTTCCCTATGTAACCCAGACATTATTGGTTACCTGCCCtttgtacctttggcctcctggctgccgCATCCggttcctctctccctctccctttctctacctcacagggcccagctcagtctggtcatgtccactctggactttcccaggtgtctctgcctctgactaCGCTCTCCCTTTTACCTATAATAAAGAtttcctccaccatacctaggagtggtcacatcctttcctttttatttattgttttcattcaaaGGTGAGGTCTCACCCATAATCTACCCATCATCGTCTCATAGTGATCTGATAAGTTGTCAGAACTGAGTGAAATCGCTTCCTCAGAGGCAAGTCCCTTCAGTGGCTGGTCCCAAGGCTTCaacctcttccctctcccagaaggaGGTTCCTGGggaaattttaattctttggggACAATAGTCGGATAGCACAGTGTCTGTGGTTAAACTGTCATTGTAACATCCTGGCGGGGTGACATCCCAAGACCAGCCCCTCCTTTTGTCGACCAGGTTATGATCTAGGTTGCTTCTTTTTTGAAGTCTCATTACCTGGCTTTGTTCTAGGACAGGAAGAACTGGGTTGAAGGCTCTTCAGAACTTAGAAGGCATCAGAGCACCCCGCTCCTTCTGAGACCCTGGTTTCCTGCTGTGTGAAGAGGTGCTTTCACTGCCCTGAGGATGCATGGTCTCGTCCCAGTTCACCAGGCATTTAAAAGTGAACAAGAAATCTTTTTCCGAGAGGCTCAGCTTCTCAGGGGAGTTGAGGTCACTCTCCCTCAGGGAGATGAGTCCACCAGCCAGCTCCTGGGTTCTGGTCCACAAATTTCTAGCAGGTGCTTCCTCGCAGTGTGCTTCTATGGGACAAAGGCAGAGCCACCAAGGCTGCCATCAGACCATTCTGGTAAGTgacctgcagagtccagaaagcCTGGGAGGGTGGTGAGCAGGGACCAGCGGTGCAATGATCCTCTTCTCAAAGCAGGGAGGAGAGTGTTTCCCAGCTGGCAGGGGCCCCAGGAGCAGTGGCCGTGGGAAGCAGACTGCTGCAGTCGTAAGCCATGGCCTGGACTTCCGTCCTGCTCATGCTGGTGGCCCACCTGACAGGTAAGGAACTCTTGAGGCCCAGAGCCTCCTGGCCCCTCCTCTTGTCCTGCTCTGCCCCGGTGATGACCACGGTTCTGTCTTCTCAGGTTGTGGCCCTCAACCCACGCTGTATCAACCACCATCTGCCTCTTCCTCGCTTGGAACCACCATCCGCCTCTCCTGTGCCCTGAGCAGCAACCATAACATCAACATTTACAACATTTACTGGTACCAGCAGCATCCAGGCcaccctccaggttcctgctgagATATTTCTCACGCTCAGACAAGCACCAGGGTCCCAAGATACCCCCTCGCTTCTCCGGATCCAAAGATGTGGCCAGGAACCTGGGGTATCTGTGGATCTCTGATCTGCAGCCTGAGGACGAGGCTGTGTATTACTGTGCCATGGGGCTCCGGAGCCAGGAAAAGGAGAACcggatagagagggagagaggaggagaaaagtagTTTACAGATTCGGAATCCCAGGCTCTGGAGGTGCCGTTTGCTTTGCTCAGTGAGGCTGGTATAGGAAGGAGGGGTAGAGCATTGGGGTTTCACAGAGCCAAGAAGATGGAGCCATTCAGCTTTTCCATGTCTTGCAATGTTGCTGTGAGCCCCACTGGAGGCTGGATTATAGAATTAAAGCTCTTTTTCTGAGTTTGGCTTGGCTGGTTTGTGATTTCAGAACCAATGTCCCCAGAACCTGACTAGTCACTCTCAGATTGGCCAGGCACCATGAACAGCATACTCATTATGATCACGGGTCAAGTGGATGACAGAAACATCTTGGAGGGGGACCTCCTTGCCAGGGACAGCGTCTTCTATTGTTACCCTCACAGTCACAGAGTAAAGTTTAGGAAACACCATCACTGGCCCTCTACTTCGGGGGAGAGCAGATGTCAAGTGACAGGCTTAGAGCAGGTTCCCCTCCTTGGTACTAGTGATGTTGGGGGTGGGGCCGCCTTGTCACGGAGCTGCCTTGTGTTGTGGGTGTTGAGcaacttctctggcctctgctaccAGATGCAGTACACAGCACATGACCCCACTGTAAGTGATGACAACCCCGGGTGGATCCAGATATCAGTAAAGGTCCCGGGGTGAGCTACAGCTACCTTCTGTGCAGGGGAGTGATAGGCCAgccagcatttaaaaaaacatatacacaagaagtaattattattattattactgttatttatttatttgtatttttgagacagggtttctctgtgtatccctggctgtcctggaactcaaatcctcctgcctctgcctccaaagtgctgggatcaaaggtgtgtgccactaacACCCTGTGAAATAACTCTTTATTACTGCAGCAGGTTAGTAAGTCAACTGTCATTCTGTGAAAGTCAATGGACAAAAGTATTACAAATAACTACGGTTAAATGATATTAATGAACACTTCACAGGGAGAGTTGTAAATTGTGACTTCAGTGAGTACAGTGTGAGTGGAGGACAGGCAGAAGGTGGAGCATTCTGACAAACGTTTATCAGCTCAAAATAGACTGCTGAAACTCTGAGTTACCTTGTGTGAGTCTGTTGGTGtagaagttacacacacacacatacacacacacacacacacacacacacacacacacacacacaccacatgctctGACTTTACgagacaacccccccccaacacacacaccaaagatgCTCTGACTTTACGAgacaacaccccccaccccccccacccccccccccaccccccatgctgCTGGGCTTGTGCTGTGCTGGCCTCTGCAGCTGGGCACGGGGCCTCtctttaagagtggtttgtttcccagtgagacttccttggagaaaacaagtatttcatttgcaaatagctaccaactggagatagcttctgggttagggacaGGTATGTGTACCCTCCTTTCAGCTCTGGGACCCTAtgtggtgcagacccatgcaggctgtGCATGCTGTCAATCTCTGGGAGTTCACATGTGCACCAGCTCTGCTGTGTCTAGAAGCCTTGATTGCCTGGCAtcctccaccccctctggctctttcactttttcttggcctcctcttctacaggtttccctgagccctgaggggagagatttgatggaggcatcccttttagggctgagtgttccaagatctccttactctgcatattgtctggctgtgggtctctattcattcccatctgctgcaggaggaggcttctctggtgatggctgagcaaggcaggatctgtgaatatagcagaatgttagtaggaatcatttttttttctgcattcctTTGGctgaacaatagtatttggttttcccctgggTTTATGGCCTGCCTAGTCTCATCATGTTCTTGACCACCTAGgcagtgttggatatgggttctACCCCAGAGTGGGTCTCAGCTCAAATCAGATACTGGTTTGTGTGGCCACTGCACCAGCATATCTCACGGGCAGGTCACTTTGGTGGATTGAAGGGTTGGTAGCTGGGTTGGGGTTTACTTCTCTCCATTGGTAGTGTGCAGAGAatcttccagtactatgaacACTACCCGGTGGGGGTAAGGGCTCCAGGTAGGCACCGGCTCACTTTCTCTGCATTCAGTGAGTAGTGTAGGTGTTACCTGCATCAACAGGGGCTTGCCATCTGACTGAGGGAGTCATTTCTTTTCCCATCATGTGTgcctagggatcaaacccaggtcctaagacttggcagcaagcgccttcacctgctgagctgaACCCTCTTGACTGCCTAACACTGACGAATTTACGTGAAATGCGTAACTAGCTTTGCCTGTCATGGGTGTGGCCTGTCCTTCCTTCGTGTCGGGTAATTATGAACCTTTGATCTGAGTTGTttctctcccagcctcccctGGGCTTCCTACCCCTCCCTCTGCCGTAGCCTTGCCTCGTCCTCTGTCCTAACCGTCCGTTTGTCCAGACTCACTTCACGTCACCTGCTGACTGCTTCCTGTGTTCTAAGGCACCGGGCAAGCCACAGCCGCGGTCCCCAGCTTCTGGTGGCTACATTCAAATACAGTGACCGTGCATGCTGGCATGAGTATATAGTCCTGGAGGTCGAGGttagcctgggcagcacagtgagaTTCCCTCCTCTGAGTCCTGACTCAGAAAGGTggagcttttcctttttttattcttttctgtctctttctttggaATGTGGGCCAGAATGCAAATATGCTTTCTCCGGCACTTTTTGCTGGGTGGCTGTTTGCTGACACTCCATACCTAACTGGAAagggttttctctctcttctctacctcccttcctcctttgggTAGCTGCTGATACTTTCAGCCTGCCTaccctgttgtttttcttttaaatgttaataaaattgtccttaagcataaaaaaaaaagtttaaaaaaggtgaaatgatttctaatgatacaTTTGATTTAACACAACATGTCCCaaatataatcattttaatgAGCAGCCAATACCACAGGCACGTATGAgcattgttttttctttggtACTCCATCTTTGAAATCCGGTATGTATTTTACAGTTGTGGTTTATCTCAGCTCAGACCCCAGCAACTGCATATGGTGTATGAGAAGACCACAGATTGGAGGGACAGAATTCAGGTTCCTCATCATCCAGCCTTCGGAGGCTGGTCAGAGCCTGTGCTGAAAGTCCTGTCCCTTCCAGCTGCGAGGTCCATTTCTGCCCTCTTCAGCTAACTGCCGCTGATCAGGGGCCTGGTGTGCTTGGTCACCTCCAAACCTTCGCTCAAGCTGTTCACACTGGGAGGGTTTCCTGTCGCTGGACTGTGTCCTCCCTCTGCACGGATGCAAGGCTCCCCGGCGATCTCACCTCCCCCTCCTTGGGCAACCGTTTCCTGGCCGCTCTGCAGTTGTTTCCTCCCTCCAGTGGGCAGACAGCCTGTTTTCCTAGTTACAGTTAGCACCTGCCTCACAGCTCTGGCTTTATTTAGCAAGACTCTTACCCTAGACTGCAAATTCCCAGCTGGCtggagtctctgtgtgtgataaaCACTCTAGGTGGTAAGACAGGCGGGAATGAGTGATGAATGTAGGAGCCAGGGAAT
Proteins encoded in this region:
- the LOC114682716 gene encoding LOW QUALITY PROTEIN: immunoglobulin omega chain-like (The sequence of the model RefSeq protein was modified relative to this genomic sequence to represent the inferred CDS: inserted 1 base in 1 codon); translated protein: MAWTSVLLMLVAHLTGCGPQPTLYQPPSASSSLGTTIRLSCALSSNHNINIYNIYWYQQHPGHPPXFLLRYFSRSDKHQGPKIPPRFSGSKDVARNLGYLWISDLQPEDEAVYYCAMGLRSQEKENRIERERGGEK